The following coding sequences lie in one Haematobia irritans isolate KBUSLIRL chromosome 3, ASM5000362v1, whole genome shotgun sequence genomic window:
- the LOC142232044 gene encoding trypsin eta-like has translation MGKYQQGLIAYCCLLQMFMALNALPSTWESRIINGSDVNWDDTRYQVSLRNKYIDDMFFGAGHLCGGTLVARNLVLTASHCIWDEHKQKFRNASEFVITMGNVDRTKKSGSLKLQVREIITGPNFNPTTYRDDIAIVILDDSVPLNYLRASIMEVNENAHIEAGTKCTVSGWGITEKGSYSKRLRSLEAPVIDREVCVDTYGSDTIFDGMMCAGYLRGGRDACLGDSGGPLICDNKLVGIVSFGIGCALPKYPGVYTNVSYYIEWFRNRTASIEDRGINEDVINNLTMINAHISSLAPNDYSRQFTWFILALFSIFSKIVSSF, from the exons ATGGGGAAATATCAGCAAGGACTCATTGCATATTGTTGCTTACTTCAGATGTTCATGGCTCTGAATGCATTGCCATCGACTTGGGAATCTCGTATTATCAATGGTAGTGATGTTAATTGGGATGATACACGCTACCAGGTTTCCTTACGTAATAAATATATCGATGACATGTTCTTTGGAGCTGGTCATTTATGTGGTGGAACCTTGGTAGCTCGCAATCTGGTACTCACGGCCTCACATTGTATTTGGGA tgAGCACAAACAAAAATTCCGCAATGCCAGTGAGTTTGTTATAACTATGGGTAACGTGGACCGAACAAAAAAATCCGGCTCACTGAAATTACAAGTACGTGAAATTATTactggtccaaattttaatcctaCCACATATCGCGATGATATTGCCATAgtaattcttgatgactcggttCCATTAAATTATCTACGGGCATCGATCATGGAGGTGAATGAAAATGCCCATATTGAAGCCGGCACCAAGTGTACTGTAAGCGGTTGGGGAATAACTGAAAAG GGCTCCTATTCCAAACGGCTACGATCCCTTGAAGCTCCTGTAATAGATCGTGAAGTGTGCGTGGATACTTATGGCAGTGATACCATTTTTGATGGTATGATGTGTGCTGGTTATTTGCGTGGTGGTCGTGATGCTTGCCTCGGTGATTCTGGCGGCCCTCTAATATGTGATAATAAATTGGTTGGTATTGTCTCTTTTGGCATAGGATGTgctctaccaaaatatcctggcgtATACACTAATGTTTCCTATTATATTGAATGGTTCCGTAATCGCACAGCATCCATAGAGGATAGAGGAATTAATGAAGatgttataaataatttaacgATGATAAATGCTCACATCTCCAGTTTAGCTCCTAATGATTATAGTAGACAATTTACTTGGTTTATTTTAGCCTTATttagtattttctcaaaaatagtgTCTTCGTTCTAA
- the LOC142232045 gene encoding trypsin eta-like — MWIFMQGLLVGLSLIHISVKANTLPFVSESRIINGSEVSWENTRYQVSVRYKERDELEFGKGHTCGGSLVAPNLVLTAAHCVWDDGNKVYRNASDFVIVMGNVDRTVELNSLKLDVREIAPSSTFDPATFRDDIAIMVLNEPVPDSYTRATLIELNENPNIEEGTLCLVSGWGITEDGELAQHLRALEAPILNRTRCSENYGYSIIQDGMMCAGYFEGMRDSCTADSGGPLMCDNKLVGIVSFGTGCALPKYPGVYTNVAKYIEWFRSSNESIQLRYHMHNTTNGTGTHSLNSAPSFGYNASFISLMISMLSIFSKLLSLF; from the exons ATGTGGATATTTATGCAAGGACTTCTAGTAGGATTATCCTTAATACATATTTCCGTAAAGGCCAATACTCTGCCTTTTGTCTCGGAATCTCGTATTATCAATGGTAGTGAAGTTTCTTGGGAAAATACGCGCTATCAAGTTTCTGTACGCTACAAGGAACGTGATGAATTGGAGTTCGGAAAAGGACATACATGTGGTGGATCTTTGGTAGCACCTAACCTGGTGCTGACTGCAGCTcattgtgtttggga TGACGGCAATAAAGTATACCGCAATGCAAGTGATTTTGTTATAGTTATGGGTAATGTTGATCGTACCGTGGAACTCAATTCTCTTAAATTGGATGTCAGAGAAATTGCACCATCTTCAACTTTTGATCCAGCCACTTTCCGCGATGACATTGCCATTATGGTGCTGAACGAACCTGTACCAGACTCATATACCAGAGCCACTTTAATCGAATTGAATGAAAATCCCAACATTGAAGAGGGGACTTTGTGTTTAGTCAGTGGCTGGGGTATAACAGAAGAT GGTGAATTAGCCCAGCATCTACGCGCTCTTGAAGCACCTATTCTCAATCGCACCAGATGTTCTGAGAATTATGGATATTCAATAATACAGGATGGTATGATGTGTGCTGGTTATTTCGAAGGCATGCGAGACTCGTGTACCGCCGATTCTGGAGGTCCTTTGATGTGTGACAACAAATTGGTTGGTATTGTTTCCTTTGGCACTGGATGCGCTCTACCCAAATATCCTGGAGTCTATACTAATGTAGCCAAATATATTGAATGGTTCCGTAGTAGTAATGAATCGATACAGCTCAGATACCACATGCACAATACAACAAATGGTACCGGGACCCATAGTTTGAATTCTGCACCATCGTTTGGTTATAatgcaagttttatttctttaatgatATCAATGCtaagtattttctcaaaattattgtcattattttaa
- the LOC142231423 gene encoding uncharacterized protein LOC142231423 — protein sequence MLLNAVNKLLSAILLNRISVESILRNEQAEFRSGRSCTDPINTVRIFIEQSIGYNCNAYLLFVNLESAFNTVSRSALWDGLSIKGISPKIVNLIRELYRGAKYKLRYNGEECEEFETEAGVKQALWDGLSIKGISPKIVNLIRELYRGAKYKLRYNGEECEEFETEAGVKQELGVKSILPYGCITWSTTQNSRRKLQSFHNKCLKQILKIFWSNWVTNDELLAISNRKPIEADVRRRTWIGNILRRPCDDMPDKLLSGIPRDIEINGKAFYDNWSGFQGHTPNGGLKSLDRVENPVSAPGRRPDCNEGGGTKVTHCAAYYKIVGHSEINNAAPLWIQRNNIHT from the exons ATGCTGCTGAATGCAGTCAATAAACTACTGTCGGCGATACTACTTAATCGCATTTCTGTAGAATCCATACTTAGGAACGAACAGGCCGAGTTCAGATCTGGAAGATCGTGCACAGACCCTATAAATACGgttagaatttttatagagCAGTCCATTGGATACAACTGCAATGCGTACCTCCTATTTGTCAACTTAGAGAGCGCATTCAACACTGTATCCCGTTCAGCACTGTGGGATGGTCTAAGTATCAAAGGAATATCGCCGAAAATAGTAAACCTAATACGAGAACTGTATAGAGGTGCAAAATACAAATTACGTTATAATGGAGAAGAATGTGAAGAATTCGAGACAGAAGCAGGCGTCAAACAAG CACTGTGGGATGGTCTAAGTATCAAAGGAATATCGCCGAAAATAGTAAACCTAATACGAGAACTGTATAGAGGTGCAAAATACAAATTACGTTATAATGGAGAAGAATGTGAAGAATTCGAGACAGAAGCAGGCGTCAAACAAG AGTTAGGCGTTAAATCGATCCTTCCATACGGCTGCATCACTTGGAGTACTACACAAAACTCCCGCAGAAAGCTCCAATCATTTCACAACAAATGCTTAAAGCAAATACTTAAAATCTTCTGGTCAAACTGGGTCACAAACGACGAACTATTAGCGATTTCCAACCGTAAGCCAATTGAAGCCGATGTCCGACGACGAACATGGATTGGGAATATTCTGAGAAGACCATGCGATGATATGCCAGACAAGCTCTTGAGTGGAATCCCCAGGGACATAGAAATCAACGGTAAAGCTTTCTACGATAACTGGTCCGGTTTTCAAGGG CATACTCCAAATGGGGGTTTGAAGTCCTTGGACAGGGTTGAAAACCCTGTCTCCGCCCCGGGCCGTAGACCCGACTGCAACGAGGGCGGAGGAACTAAAGTAACTCATTGTGCTGCCTACTACAAGATAGTTGGGCACTCAGAGATTAACAATGCAGCGCCACTATGGATACAACGGAATAACATCCATACCTGA
- the LOC142232046 gene encoding vitellin-degrading protease, producing the protein MYSQEDLRKIFKIILVVMLCCEMQPSETQLDSYADRILYYRNDLNGTEASINNTKYHASIRLKEKDQQYGVGHMCSGALIAPSVVLTTASCVYNYDDNKPYHPSELKVVLGSMTRYQQHEQTLIYSVTHSYQPATFDAEKLRDNLAILMLERDIPEMSEHIKPITLQPHNTNWYDNKSDKKYKVTTWLKTQEGLFLNPLMFLDASQVDDKECKQQYGPIYGPGMFCMKTSVPMLLSDEGSPLFVDNKLLGLMSFNMGTDSISVYTDISYHSKWIQEKIGNGHNQNSSAWGMLGFLALTWIALKRSKYFKL; encoded by the exons GTGAAACCCAATTGGATTCATATGCAGATcgcattctatattatcgaaatGATTTGAATGGCACAGAGGCATCGATCAACAATACGAAATATCATGCATCCATACGTTTAAAGGAAAAGGATCAACAATATGGGGTCGGTCATATGTGTTCCGGGGCATTGATTGCTCCATCAGTAGTTTTGACAACGGCAAGCTGTGTATATAA TTATGATGACAATAAGCCTTATCATCCATCCGAATTAAAAGTGGTTTTGGGCTCTATGACACGTTATCAACAGCATGAGCAAACATTGATTTATAGTGTGACACACAGTTATCAGCCGGCAACTTTTGATGCCGAAAAGCTACGTGACAATTTGGCCATACTAATGTTGGAAAGAGATATACCCGAAATGAGTGAACACATAAAACCGATTACTTTGCAACCGCACAACACTAACTGGTATGACAATAAGAGTGATAAGAAATATAAGGTTACCACCTGGTTGAAAACACAAGAG GGCCTTTTCTTGAATCCCTTAATGTTTTTGGATGCCAGCCAAGTGGATGATAAAGAATGCAAACAGCAATATGGCCCAATATATGGTCCCGGTATGTTTTGCATGAAAACCTCTGTGCCCATGCTACTCTCCGATGAGGGTTCTCCTCTATTTGTTGATAACAAATTATTGGGTTTGATGAGCTTTAACATGGGTACCGACAGCATATCGGTTTATACCGATATTTCCTATCATTCCAAATGGATTCAAGAGAAAATAGGTAATGGCCATAATCAAAATAGTTCAGCGTGGGGTATGCTGGGTTTCCTAGCATTGACTTGGATAGCGCTGAAACGTTCCAAATACTTTaagttataa